The Arachis ipaensis cultivar K30076 chromosome B07, Araip1.1, whole genome shotgun sequence genome includes a window with the following:
- the LOC110265068 gene encoding uncharacterized protein LOC110265068, with protein sequence MDMSKDWMDTPRHEKEYQVGVERFLHFSFSSKGVPQGEEIQCACAKCCNIFWLKRDDVYDHLICHGFVKGYKRWFNHGESLFAMDIDSDIGGEYNCNDNIDELLRDRFRDNTQVDGQNMGPNECAKEFYKLVDEASQELSPGCKGFTRLSFTIRLYLLKCLHGWSNASFTSLLELLKEAMPYLNIPISFDKTKNMVKNLGLDYQKIDACRNDCMLYRNGYENDSSCHVCRTSRYIEHHEEEDDVTSSRKPRKVAAKTLRHFPLIPRLQRLFMCTRTVEAMSWHHNERVKDGSLRHPADGESWKAFDNRHEDFAK encoded by the coding sequence ATGGATATGTCGAAAGACTGGATGGATACACCACGTCATGAGAAAGAATATCAAGTTGGTGTAGAAAGATTTTTACACTTTTCTTTCTCATCAAAGGGAGTTCCTCAAGGGGAAGAAATTCAATGCGCTTGTGCAAAGTGTTGTAATATATTCTGGTTAAAGAGAGATGACGTATACGATCATCTAATATGCCACGGTTTTGTAAAAGGTTATAAGCGGTGGTTTAATCATGGGGAATCACTTTTTGCTATGGATATTGACAGTGACATAGGCGGTGAATATAACTGCAATGATAACATTGATGAGTTGTTACGTGATAGATTTCGAGATAATACACAAGTTGACGGACAAAACATGGGGCCTAACGAATGTgcaaaagaattttataaattggTAGACGAGGCAAGCCAAGAACTATCCCCCGGGTGTAAAGGATTCACAAGATTATCCTTTACCATTCGTCTTTACTTGTTAAAATGCTTGCATGGTTGGAGTAATGCGTCATTTACTTCTCTCTTGGAATTATTGAAAGAAGCAATGCCATATTTGAATATTCCTATTTCTTTTGATAAAACCAAGAATATGGTGAAGAACTTGGGTCTTGACTACCAAAAGATCGATGCATGTCGCAATGACTGCATGTTGTATCGGAACGGGTATGAGAATGACTCATCTTGTCATGTCTGTAGAACATCCCGTTATATTGagcatcatgaagaagaggatgatGTTACCTCATCTAGAAAGCCTCGCAAAGTTGCTGCGAAAACTCTAAGGCATTTCCCTTTGATTCCCAGACTTCAACGGCTTTTTATGTGCACAAGAACTGTCGAAGCTATGTCTTGGCATCACAATGAGCGTGTTAAAGACGGGTCCTTAAGGCATCCTGCCGATGGTGAATCTTGGAAAGCATTTGACAATCGACATGAAGATTTTGCAAAGTAG
- the LOC107607335 gene encoding uncharacterized protein LOC107607335: MKPDYFMLSLLIPGPQSPGNDIDVYLQPLIEELKELWESGVETYDSKENKTFNMRACLLWTINDFPAYAMLSGWSTKGKLACPCCNDETSSIYLKHSHKTVYMDHRRFLPMNHPWRHNKRSFNGKTELRSPPQLLEGSAVFDILREVDNSFGKKQKRSKNGISNWKKRSIFFELPYWKSNMFRHNLDVMHIEKNIVDSIIGTLLDIPGKTKDHAAARFDLKDMGIRKNLQPRDTGDGKKTKLAKACFSMTPAEKTIFCSVLKAAKLPDGSASNIARCVHETEKKISGYKTHDAHFMLHYLLQVPIKREHEEAVNDNNPRTTKWEKAKDRSQQFSEWFKIRAMKKDVPGWAKGLARSPNRIAKRFSGYIINGYRFHTRHRDVRRKTQNSGVTLEALTPSFASVKDKNPIEAKVAYYGRIVDMFELDYYGQFKVVLFKCEWYTVAKDNFGLSYVYFNRKCYQEEPFVLASQVNQCFYVQDPYVRDKHYVMKTIPRDLFRVSDDLESDSPIIYAREPCEPEVIPSLLNDNGEIDLVRNDLRATIIDMDQNMFAKQYCEEDEESEYEYMDDFDSETS, from the exons ATGAAGCCTGATTATTTTATGCTATCTTTACTTATTCCTGGACCACAATCACCGGGAAATGACATTGATGTCTATCTTCAACCATTGattgaagaattaaaagaattATGGGAGTCAGGTGTCGAAACATATGATTCGAAAGAAAACAAAACATTCAACATGAGAGCGTGCCTTTTGTGGACAATTAATGACTTCCCTGCATATGCTATGTTATCTGGGTGGAGTACAAAGGGAAAATTGGCTTGTCCATGCTGTAATGATGAAACTTCTTCTATCTATCTGAAACATAGTCACAAGACTGTTTATATGGATCACCGAAGGTTTTTACCCATGAATCATCCATGGAGGCATAACAAAAGATCTTTCAATGGAAAAACTGAACTCAGGTCTCCACCACAGTTGTTAGAAGGTTCAGCTGTATTTGATATATTGCGAGAGGTAGATAATTCTTTTGGGAAGAAGCAAAAGAGATCAAAGAATGGCATATCAAATTGGAAAAAACGGTCAATCTTTTTTGAGTTACCATATTGGAAGTCCAACATGTTTAGACACAACCTTGAtgtcatgcacatagagaagaatatAGTTGATAGCATAATTGGAACTCTTTTAGATATTCCCGGAAAGACGAAAGATCATGCAGCTGCTCGTTTTGACCTTAAAGATATGGGTATCAGGAAGAACCTTCAACCAAGAGATACGGGGGATGGAAAAAAAACTAAGTTAGCAAAGGCATGCTTTTCAATGACTCCAGCAGAGAAAACAATCTTTTGTAGTGTGTTGAAAGCGGCAAAATTACCAGACGGTAGCGCTTCCAATATTGCTCGATGTGTGCatgaaacagaaaagaagatttcTGGTTACAAGACCCATGATGCTCATTTCATGTTGCATTACTTGTTGCAAGTACCAATCAAAAG AGAGCATGAGGAGGCAGTTAATGATAACAATCCACGAacaacaaagtgggagaaagccAAGGACCGCAGTCAACAATTTTCAGAATGGTTTAAAATTCGTGCCATGAAAAAGGATGTGCCTGGTTGGGCAAAAGGGTTGGCTAGGAGTCCAAATCGAATTGCAAAAAGATTTTCAGGTTATATTATCAATGGGTATAGGTTCCATACAAGGCACCGTGATGTGAGACGTAAAACTCAAAATAGTGGTGTCACATTAGAGGCATTGACTCCTAGTTTTGCTAGTGTGAAAGATAAGAACCCAATTGAAGCAAAAGTAGCCTACTATGGTAGAATAGTTGATATGTTTGAGTTAGATTATTATGGCCAATTTAAGGTAGTCTTGTTTAAGTGTGAGTGGTATACAGTTGCAAAAGACAACTTTGGTCTTTCATATGTGTATTTCAATAGAAAatgctaccaagaagaaccatttGTGTTGGCATCTCAAGTAAACCAATGCTTTTATGTGCAAGACCCATATGTTAGGGACAAGCACTATGTTATGAAAACAATTCCAAGAGATTTATTTAGGGTAAGTGATGACCTTGAGTCTGATTCTCCCATAATATATGCAAGGGAGCCATGCGAACCTGAAGTGATTCCAAGTCTTCTAAATGATAATGGCGAAATTGATCTAGTGAGGAATGATCTACGAGCAACTATTATAGATATGGATCAAAACATGTTTGCCAAACAATATTGTGAGGAAGACGAGGAAAGCGAATATGAGTACATGGATGACTTTGACTCTGAAACATCTTGA
- the LOC107607333 gene encoding uncharacterized protein LOC107607333 isoform X2 produces the protein MGSTNFGIVRKQLRDSKENSEEPSRAEVFIATRTSKKGKEIDAKTQATITELQNRLEAGENEEDAFVGVLGKDQPGRLRCYGASITRSSLKKDEEIHHIKVEYNTKVSSLEKKMDGVCGLLKILVHQLSPGMNNEEVTALVQAAQDSPVDTSSSKAKNTPRSSEATHIPHKDDVGHRSKQFTLQ, from the exons ATGGGATCCACAAATTTTGGAATAGTGCGTAAGCAGCTG CGTGACTCTAAAGAGAACAGTGAAGAACCATCAAGGGCTGAAGTTTTCATAGCAACTCGCACaagtaaaaaaggaaaagaaattgatGCTAAAACACAAGCCACAATT ACTGAACTTCAGAACCGCTTAGAAGCAGGAGAAAATGAAGAGGATGCATTTGTAGGAGTGTTAGGAAAGGACCAACCAGGTCGACTTCGTTGTTATGGGGCTTCGATTACAAGAAGCTCTCTTAAAAAAGATGAGGAGATTCACCACATAAAAGTTGAATATAACACTAAGGTCTCATCATTAGAGAAGAAGATGGATGGTGTATGTGGTTTATTAAAGATATTGGTGCACCAACTCAGCCCTGGAATGAACAATGAAGAGGTAACAGCCTTAGTTCAAGCTGCCCAAGATTCTCCTGTGGATACCTCAAGTAGCAAAGCAAAAAATACTCCTCGCTCCTCCGAAGCAACTCACATTCCACACAAAGATGATGTAG GGCACAGGTCAAAACAATTTACCTTGCAATGA
- the LOC107607333 gene encoding uncharacterized protein LOC107607333 isoform X1 codes for MGSTNFGIVRKQLRDSKENSEEPSRAEVFIATRTSKKGKEIDAKTQATITELQNRLEAGENEEDAFVGVLGKDQPGRLRCYGASITRSSLKKDEEIHHIKVEYNTKVSSLEKKMDGVCGLLKILVHQLSPGMNNEEVTALVQAAQDSPVDTSSSKAKNTPRSSEATHIPHKDDGTGQNNLPCNDDA; via the exons ATGGGATCCACAAATTTTGGAATAGTGCGTAAGCAGCTG CGTGACTCTAAAGAGAACAGTGAAGAACCATCAAGGGCTGAAGTTTTCATAGCAACTCGCACaagtaaaaaaggaaaagaaattgatGCTAAAACACAAGCCACAATT ACTGAACTTCAGAACCGCTTAGAAGCAGGAGAAAATGAAGAGGATGCATTTGTAGGAGTGTTAGGAAAGGACCAACCAGGTCGACTTCGTTGTTATGGGGCTTCGATTACAAGAAGCTCTCTTAAAAAAGATGAGGAGATTCACCACATAAAAGTTGAATATAACACTAAGGTCTCATCATTAGAGAAGAAGATGGATGGTGTATGTGGTTTATTAAAGATATTGGTGCACCAACTCAGCCCTGGAATGAACAATGAAGAGGTAACAGCCTTAGTTCAAGCTGCCCAAGATTCTCCTGTGGATACCTCAAGTAGCAAAGCAAAAAATACTCCTCGCTCCTCCGAAGCAACTCACATTCCACACAAAGATGAT GGCACAGGTCAAAACAATTTACCTTGCAATGATGATGCATGA